A genomic segment from Necator americanus strain Aroian chromosome III, whole genome shotgun sequence encodes:
- a CDS encoding hypothetical protein (NECATOR_CHRIII.G9399.T2): protein MSEEKKTGDVIDANDGSSDCFSVKHQMQKSPIFALLSLLALTLAVSAALVGKHSVAARGQLMCGGAPAENVRVRLFRVKQPKKDDLNQMLAETTTGKPGVFLLEGDTNGFPLNETTMQPVLTFYHSCDEDPTKLKKNGYRKFNYNIPGEYVSLGSKPKKTFDFGTLNIQLEFPGEKHDKKFEERKHARV from the exons atGTCCGAGGAGAAGAAGACGGGAGACGTCATTGACGC GAACGATGGATCGTCCGACTGTTTCTCCGTTAAGCACCAG ATGCAAAAATCTCCAATATTTGCCCTACTATCGCTGTTGGCGTTGACCTTAGCAGTGTCGGCAGCGCTCGTCGGAAAACACTCGGTTGCTGCTCGTGGACAATTGATGTGCGGTGGTGCGCCGGCGGAAAATGTCCGTGTACGACTATTCCGTGTCAAACAACCGAAAAAAGATG ACCTTAACCAAATGCTCGCCGAAACAACCACCGGAAAACCAGGAGTTTTCCTACTTGAAGGTGATACAAATGGTTTTCCGCTGAATGAGACCACTATGCAGCCAGTGCTGACCTTCTATCATTCATGTGATGAGGATCCAACTAAACTGAAGAAG AATGGATATCGCAAGTTTAACTACAATATCCCTGGCGAATATGTATCGCTGGGATCGAAACCGAAAAAGACCTTCGATTTTGGGACCCTCAACATTCAG ctcGAATTCCCTGGTGAGAAACATGACAAGAAATTTGAGGAGAGAAAGCATGCAAGAGTATAA
- a CDS encoding hypothetical protein (NECATOR_CHRIII.G9399.T1): protein MQKSPIFALLSLLALTLAVSAALVGKHSVAARGQLMCGGAPAENVRVRLFRVKQPKKDDLNQMLAETTTGKPGVFLLEGDTNGFPLNETTMQPVLTFYHSCDEDPTKLKKNGYRKFNYNIPGEYVSLGSKPKKTFDFGTLNIQLEFPGEKHDKKFEERKHARV from the exons ATGCAAAAATCTCCAATATTTGCCCTACTATCGCTGTTGGCGTTGACCTTAGCAGTGTCGGCAGCGCTCGTCGGAAAACACTCGGTTGCTGCTCGTGGACAATTGATGTGCGGTGGTGCGCCGGCGGAAAATGTCCGTGTACGACTATTCCGTGTCAAACAACCGAAAAAAGATG ACCTTAACCAAATGCTCGCCGAAACAACCACCGGAAAACCAGGAGTTTTCCTACTTGAAGGTGATACAAATGGTTTTCCGCTGAATGAGACCACTATGCAGCCAGTGCTGACCTTCTATCATTCATGTGATGAGGATCCAACTAAACTGAAGAAG AATGGATATCGCAAGTTTAACTACAATATCCCTGGCGAATATGTATCGCTGGGATCGAAACCGAAAAAGACCTTCGATTTTGGGACCCTCAACATTCAG ctcGAATTCCCTGGTGAGAAACATGACAAGAAATTTGAGGAGAGAAAGCATGCAAGAGTATAA